In Armatimonadota bacterium, one DNA window encodes the following:
- the melA gene encoding alpha-galactosidase, producing MPKIAFIGAGSFGFTRTLVKDILTFPLLENAELALMDIDPERLEYSTRAVQRIVDEGKYPATVTSTMDRREALDGADAVLVTILAGGVQVWRHDIEIPMKYGVDMNVGDTRSVAGIFRALRTIPVMVSIAKDMEELCPRAVMLNYTNPMAMLCRAMQRETKVAVSGLCHSVQGTAAMLANWAKVPPAELDYVCAGINHLSFFLKLEHKGRDIYPDLRKAMKKKEIYMHEQVRNEMFLAFGYYVTESSGHNSEYNAWFRKRPDLIEKFCKDGTGWNPGEHAYILKHYLKREKDWKKDIIAWLENPEPLNLSRGHEYAASIINAWMGGEIFQFNGNVPNTGIITNLPDRCCVEVPVFASRNSLNPVHVGALPQSVQPMVAQSVAVEEMAVEAALTGNPELVYQACCYDPLCSAVLGLQEIKDMVKAMLKKNKPHLPTFKSVTW from the coding sequence ATGCCGAAGATCGCCTTCATCGGGGCCGGGAGTTTTGGTTTCACGCGTACGTTGGTCAAAGACATTCTCACATTCCCGCTGCTGGAGAACGCGGAACTCGCGCTCATGGACATCGACCCTGAGCGTCTCGAGTACAGCACCCGCGCGGTGCAGCGGATCGTGGACGAAGGCAAGTACCCGGCCACTGTGACATCCACCATGGATCGACGCGAGGCACTGGACGGAGCCGATGCCGTGCTCGTCACCATTCTCGCGGGCGGCGTGCAGGTCTGGCGGCACGATATCGAGATCCCCATGAAGTACGGCGTGGATATGAACGTGGGCGATACCCGCAGCGTCGCCGGGATCTTCCGTGCTCTGCGCACTATCCCCGTAATGGTGAGCATTGCCAAGGACATGGAAGAGCTCTGCCCCCGCGCGGTCATGCTCAACTACACCAACCCCATGGCCATGCTCTGCCGGGCCATGCAGCGCGAGACGAAGGTTGCCGTCAGCGGCCTGTGCCACTCGGTCCAGGGCACCGCGGCGATGCTTGCCAACTGGGCGAAAGTCCCGCCGGCAGAACTGGACTATGTCTGCGCGGGCATCAACCACCTGTCCTTCTTTCTCAAGCTCGAGCACAAGGGCCGGGACATCTATCCGGACCTGCGCAAGGCCATGAAAAAGAAGGAAATATACATGCACGAGCAGGTGCGCAATGAGATGTTCCTGGCCTTCGGATACTATGTCACCGAATCCAGTGGCCACAATTCCGAATACAACGCATGGTTCCGCAAGCGCCCCGACCTCATCGAAAAGTTCTGCAAGGATGGCACGGGATGGAACCCGGGCGAGCATGCGTACATCCTCAAGCACTACCTCAAGCGAGAGAAGGACTGGAAGAAGGACATCATCGCGTGGCTGGAAAACCCCGAGCCGCTCAATCTCAGCCGCGGGCATGAGTACGCCGCGTCCATCATCAATGCCTGGATGGGTGGTGAGATCTTCCAGTTCAACGGGAATGTGCCGAACACCGGGATCATCACCAATCTACCCGACCGCTGCTGCGTGGAGGTGCCCGTTTTCGCCTCCCGCAATAGCCTGAATCCTGTCCACGTGGGAGCTCTTCCCCAGAGCGTACAGCCCATGGTCGCTCAAAGCGTTGCAGTGGAAGAGATGGCTGTGGAAGCCGCACTGACCGGCAATCCCGAACTGGTCTACCAGGCCTGCTGTTACGACCCGCTCTGCTCGGCGGTGCTCGGTCTGCAGGAGATCAAGGACATGGTCAAGGCCATGCTCAAGAAGAACAAGCCTCATCTGCCCACCTTCAAGAGCGTGACCTGGTAG
- a CDS encoding right-handed parallel beta-helix repeat-containing protein, whose product MPTMIVRFVALTILMSYAHALAAEYFVSPRGNDDGSGAEAAPWKTLSKACAVASPGDTVTLAAGTYREVLKPARSGEPGRPICFRAQVGQRVTLSGADPLEGHWEQHDGRIYRLSTDLKFTQLFVDGTMMPEARWPNTPPGSLMEYNRATMGPGTGYEVLADANLPDGDWNGAVVLFWPGSRWVSMTRRVTEYQPGKSLRFDVTTEQKVKDKYHTSDPYKPQAGNPYLLFGALAGLDSPGEWFLDEEKGAVYLWLPDGSAPSGHTIEVKQRDYAADLSKLANIEISGLEIIGAGVNMADAQGCLLDDCRLRYSEHVRAWESGKLPPVRNVITGKANEWRRCLIYGAATTGLQMAGEDNRLSNCIIRDVNYVGSGRGGLDLTRSVGAVVSHCTISRTGRDNVQHHGSKRIRIEYCDIFHTNMLNNDSGAIYAWGTDGEGGVIAYNWVHDNLGHSTVGIYLDNFDKNFIVHHNLIWNCTGSGIRLNSDAINHLVCNNTIQQVREPFGTFCYSAYTPTMQGTRIINNLVNEAMDPKSAAQFVQGQLGPELHHNAAGAVDRDGYPVAGSAAIDAGIVIEGITDGFTGAAPDLGAYEFSGPKWTAGADWADPDAPEPPVRDLSYSPHPPITSETMITQGLALWLDAADRDTLELGADSVVTAWHDKSPEGRVAIPALPGGSVKLVSDGLNGLPVVRGNGTGSLRVADMGGAPGPLAVFVVSQALEETGPSWQRIIASFNGEGQEWVLPNWMIGAPGRDKPATWPAQVFIHQQRDGASLSTVTVLGASAVNGQALGGDVAEVLIFNRSLRFDETEAVLNYLTEKWGLEPKG is encoded by the coding sequence GTGCCCACCATGATCGTACGCTTCGTCGCGCTTACAATTCTGATGTCGTATGCCCACGCCTTGGCCGCGGAGTACTTTGTTTCCCCCAGGGGCAATGACGACGGCTCAGGCGCTGAAGCCGCACCCTGGAAGACCCTTTCGAAGGCTTGCGCGGTCGCATCGCCGGGAGACACCGTGACCCTTGCCGCAGGCACCTACCGCGAGGTCCTCAAGCCCGCGCGATCAGGCGAACCGGGCAGACCAATCTGTTTCCGCGCCCAGGTCGGCCAGAGGGTCACGCTTTCCGGAGCTGATCCGCTTGAGGGTCACTGGGAGCAGCATGACGGCAGAATCTACCGGCTCTCCACCGATCTGAAGTTCACGCAGTTATTCGTGGACGGCACCATGATGCCCGAGGCACGGTGGCCCAATACTCCGCCGGGGAGCCTCATGGAATACAACCGCGCCACCATGGGCCCGGGCACCGGATACGAGGTACTGGCCGACGCCAACCTGCCTGATGGCGACTGGAACGGTGCGGTGGTCCTCTTCTGGCCGGGATCACGCTGGGTGAGCATGACGCGCCGGGTCACCGAGTACCAGCCGGGCAAGTCGCTCCGGTTTGACGTGACCACCGAGCAGAAAGTGAAAGACAAGTACCACACCTCAGACCCCTACAAGCCCCAGGCGGGCAATCCATACCTGCTTTTCGGCGCTCTCGCGGGCCTGGACAGCCCGGGCGAATGGTTCCTGGACGAGGAGAAAGGGGCTGTCTACCTGTGGCTGCCCGATGGTTCTGCGCCCTCCGGTCACACTATCGAAGTGAAACAGCGGGATTACGCCGCGGACCTGAGCAAGCTGGCGAACATCGAGATCAGCGGCCTCGAGATCATCGGCGCCGGGGTGAACATGGCTGATGCCCAGGGCTGCCTGCTGGACGACTGCCGCCTGCGGTACTCGGAGCACGTGCGAGCGTGGGAATCGGGGAAGCTGCCGCCGGTGCGCAACGTCATTACCGGGAAGGCCAACGAATGGCGGCGCTGCCTGATCTACGGCGCGGCCACCACCGGTCTGCAGATGGCGGGCGAGGACAACCGGCTTTCCAACTGCATCATCCGCGACGTCAATTACGTGGGTTCCGGCCGCGGCGGCCTGGACCTCACGCGATCTGTGGGCGCGGTGGTCTCGCACTGCACCATCTCCCGCACCGGGCGCGACAATGTCCAGCACCACGGAAGCAAGCGCATTCGAATCGAGTATTGCGACATCTTCCATACCAACATGCTGAACAATGATTCCGGCGCGATATATGCCTGGGGTACGGATGGTGAAGGCGGGGTGATCGCGTACAACTGGGTGCATGACAATCTGGGCCACAGTACCGTGGGCATCTACCTCGATAACTTCGACAAGAACTTCATCGTACATCACAACCTGATCTGGAACTGCACGGGCAGCGGCATCCGACTGAACAGTGATGCCATAAACCACCTGGTCTGCAACAATACGATCCAGCAGGTGCGCGAGCCTTTCGGCACATTCTGCTACTCCGCGTACACCCCCACCATGCAGGGCACGCGGATCATCAACAATCTGGTGAACGAGGCGATGGACCCGAAGAGCGCGGCGCAGTTCGTGCAGGGCCAGCTGGGGCCTGAACTGCACCACAACGCCGCCGGAGCGGTGGATCGCGACGGCTACCCTGTGGCCGGGTCAGCCGCGATTGATGCAGGCATCGTGATCGAGGGCATCACCGACGGATTCACGGGAGCCGCGCCTGACCTGGGCGCATACGAGTTCAGTGGCCCGAAGTGGACCGCCGGAGCCGATTGGGCTGACCCTGACGCACCGGAACCCCCTGTGCGCGATCTGTCCTACAGCCCGCACCCGCCGATCACCAGTGAAACCATGATCACCCAGGGCCTGGCACTGTGGCTTGACGCGGCAGACAGGGATACGCTTGAATTGGGCGCCGACAGCGTCGTCACTGCGTGGCACGACAAATCGCCCGAAGGACGGGTGGCCATTCCTGCGCTGCCCGGTGGGAGCGTGAAGCTGGTCTCGGATGGCCTCAACGGTCTGCCGGTGGTGCGCGGGAACGGTACAGGAAGCCTGCGAGTGGCCGATATGGGTGGCGCCCCCGGGCCGCTCGCGGTGTTCGTGGTGTCCCAGGCACTGGAGGAGACCGGGCCGTCCTGGCAACGCATCATCGCCAGCTTCAACGGCGAAGGGCAGGAATGGGTGCTGCCCAACTGGATGATCGGCGCTCCGGGCAGAGACAAGCCGGCAACCTGGCCTGCGCAGGTGTTCATCCACCAGCAGCGTGACGGCGCGAGCCTGAGCACTGTCACGGTGCTGGGGGCGTCGGCGGTGAATGGACAGGCTCTCGGAGGGGACGTGGCCGAGGTCTTGATTTTCAACCGCTCCTTGCGGTTCGACGAGACCGAAGCAGTGCTCAACTACCTGACCGAGAAATGGGGCCTGGAGCCGAAGGGGTAG
- a CDS encoding esterase family protein, giving the protein MRLFTLVVSLTLALCLLETGFGQTLTDQWMRSPRWVVPDVQAPGVEKGMLQSEAAGSPVSYFVLKPPGYEVEPERRFPVLYWLHGSGGPMGCIRPMSEHFRAAMLEGKMPPAIVVFPNGLPLGMWVDWKDGTVPLETILIKELIPHIDATYRTIASRDRRIVEGFSMGGYGAARFGLKYPELFCAVSAMGAGPMQRVLDHGPRITEHQRETLLEAVFGGDHDYFTEVSPWVLAERNADAVRGKILFRLAIGELDETLPANLAFHEHLDYLRIAHSFTVVPGVGHDTLKVRDGLGDSNWEFYRQALQ; this is encoded by the coding sequence ATGCGACTGTTCACACTCGTTGTTTCGCTGACCCTGGCCCTGTGTCTGCTGGAGACTGGTTTCGGCCAGACGCTGACGGACCAGTGGATGCGCTCCCCCAGGTGGGTGGTCCCCGACGTGCAGGCGCCGGGAGTTGAGAAGGGAATGCTCCAGAGCGAAGCGGCTGGATCACCGGTGAGCTACTTTGTGCTGAAGCCGCCAGGGTATGAGGTTGAACCGGAACGGAGGTTCCCCGTCCTCTACTGGCTCCATGGCAGCGGCGGACCGATGGGGTGCATCCGGCCGATGTCCGAGCACTTCCGGGCCGCCATGCTGGAAGGGAAGATGCCCCCGGCAATCGTCGTCTTCCCCAATGGTCTCCCACTGGGCATGTGGGTGGATTGGAAGGACGGCACTGTGCCCCTGGAGACGATTCTAATCAAGGAACTCATACCGCACATCGACGCCACATACCGCACCATTGCCTCCCGCGACCGTCGGATCGTCGAGGGCTTCAGCATGGGTGGCTATGGCGCCGCACGCTTCGGTCTGAAGTACCCGGAACTGTTCTGCGCGGTCTCGGCCATGGGTGCGGGACCCATGCAGCGGGTCCTCGATCATGGGCCTCGCATCACCGAACACCAGCGCGAAACCCTTCTCGAGGCTGTCTTTGGCGGTGACCACGACTACTTCACCGAGGTGAGTCCGTGGGTCCTGGCCGAGCGAAATGCAGACGCCGTGCGTGGCAAGATCCTCTTCAGGCTCGCGATCGGCGAACTGGACGAGACGTTGCCGGCGAACCTGGCGTTTCACGAGCACCTGGATTATCTGCGCATTGCCCACAGCTTCACGGTGGTGCCCGGAGTGGGGCACGACACTCTGAAGGTGCGCGATGGTCTGGGGGACAGCAACTGGGAGTTCTACCGGCAGGCCCTTCAATGA
- a CDS encoding polysaccharide deacetylase family protein — MPPKTTPCVTPCTWLYDAPFAYSMTYDEGTVDALANALPIHEKFGFPGHVDVVAGQLGRQRKAYGSSLNAYVHMSADELRFLLDKGWGVGNHSWSHYVYPLQPGLDLWREIVWSKYRLEDALDHPVRIFTLPNDKYNYAPVIDLVKQHYLACAYIDGAPNRENFDLHKIGNFMVASGEIHSAYDWKRELLTHNLDLGFLLGSWLYETSHLVMWDVPQAHKCITPEDLTRRFEKLREISGGALWAAKPDDVVDYVLLRRALTVEVIEAAERSLTFELRGDWPVGVISSRLSFRVSGLPASRECAVSLQPSPLPGGALRSQVYGCEKRGRDFIVTLDAVPGVKVTVRV, encoded by the coding sequence ATGCCCCCGAAGACGACGCCCTGTGTCACGCCCTGCACCTGGCTCTATGACGCGCCCTTCGCGTATTCCATGACCTACGACGAGGGCACCGTCGACGCCCTGGCCAATGCACTGCCAATCCACGAGAAGTTCGGATTCCCCGGCCACGTGGACGTGGTTGCCGGGCAACTCGGCCGGCAGCGGAAGGCTTACGGCAGTTCCCTCAACGCATACGTGCACATGAGCGCGGACGAGTTGCGCTTCCTCCTGGACAAAGGCTGGGGCGTGGGCAATCACTCATGGTCTCACTACGTCTACCCGCTGCAGCCGGGGCTAGACCTCTGGCGCGAGATCGTCTGGAGCAAGTATCGTCTCGAAGACGCCCTGGACCACCCGGTGCGCATCTTCACGCTGCCGAATGACAAGTACAATTACGCGCCGGTCATCGACCTCGTGAAGCAGCACTATCTCGCCTGCGCGTACATCGATGGCGCGCCTAACCGCGAGAATTTCGACCTGCACAAGATCGGCAACTTCATGGTGGCATCGGGCGAGATCCATTCAGCGTATGACTGGAAGCGCGAATTGCTCACCCACAACCTGGATCTGGGATTCCTGCTGGGATCATGGCTGTATGAAACCTCGCATCTGGTGATGTGGGATGTGCCGCAAGCGCACAAGTGCATCACGCCGGAAGACCTCACGCGGCGTTTTGAGAAGCTGCGGGAGATCTCGGGAGGGGCGCTGTGGGCTGCAAAACCCGACGATGTGGTGGACTACGTTCTTCTGCGGAGGGCATTGACCGTGGAGGTGATCGAGGCGGCTGAGCGAAGCCTGACTTTCGAACTGCGGGGGGACTGGCCGGTGGGCGTGATCAGCAGTCGCTTGAGCTTCCGCGTGTCGGGTCTGCCGGCGTCGAGAGAGTGCGCGGTGTCCCTCCAGCCATCTCCGCTGCCCGGCGGTGCTCTGCGGTCACAGGTCTACGGGTGCGAAAAGCGGGGCAGGGACTTCATCGTGACCCTGGACGCGGTTCCGGGAGTGAAGGTGACAGTGAGAGTCTGA
- a CDS encoding DegT/DnrJ/EryC1/StrS aminotransferase family protein, with protein sequence MSIDRALFGSAAVANLRGQLPNPFPRIMGPNAMAYLQEVVDSGLTSDLVGRFERAFAETLGVKHCIATPGCTPALAILAAAFPFEPGDEIIVSPITDYGTIQGLFRQGFIPVFADTAPGSVNISADTVEAAITDRTRAILCVHKTGIICDMDPINALAERHGLIVYEDACQGVLSTYKGHPAGTLSTAGGFSFDSEKTLGSDVGGCVVTDDDQVAERLRFVGHSRGGLQKPGYGRIHTEPGYAFRMPQSTAAITLAQLEIIRENVARRDEMARLLTCLINEIPGVRALPIPDYQEVYSCWMFGITLEPGQFSCDTASFAAQLAEAGIPGAGMGAYYLMPEACVFLDEYAQARRFPFSQPPASRRYSYGAHSTPVAAEFLQRFIRWSTFCEKYTEEHCSIAAQIIRAVADANRA encoded by the coding sequence ATGTCCATTGACCGTGCCCTTTTCGGATCCGCAGCCGTCGCAAATCTCCGAGGCCAATTGCCCAATCCTTTCCCGCGCATCATGGGGCCCAACGCCATGGCGTACCTGCAGGAAGTCGTGGACAGCGGTCTCACGAGCGATCTCGTGGGACGTTTCGAGCGCGCCTTCGCAGAGACCCTCGGGGTGAAGCACTGTATCGCCACCCCAGGCTGCACTCCCGCCCTGGCGATCCTGGCGGCGGCGTTCCCCTTTGAGCCGGGCGATGAGATCATCGTCAGCCCGATCACAGACTATGGCACAATTCAGGGGCTCTTCCGGCAGGGGTTCATCCCGGTCTTCGCCGACACCGCGCCGGGCAGCGTGAACATCAGCGCGGACACCGTGGAAGCGGCCATCACCGACCGCACCCGGGCGATCCTGTGCGTACACAAGACCGGAATCATCTGCGACATGGATCCGATCAACGCTCTGGCCGAGCGGCATGGGCTGATCGTGTACGAGGATGCCTGCCAGGGGGTTCTCAGCACTTACAAGGGGCACCCGGCGGGCACTCTGAGCACGGCCGGCGGGTTCTCCTTCGACTCCGAAAAAACCCTGGGCTCCGATGTGGGCGGTTGCGTGGTGACCGACGATGACCAGGTCGCCGAGCGCCTGCGTTTCGTGGGACACAGCCGGGGCGGACTGCAGAAACCGGGTTACGGCCGAATCCACACCGAGCCAGGCTACGCCTTTCGGATGCCCCAGTCCACCGCTGCGATCACCCTGGCACAACTGGAGATTATTCGCGAAAATGTGGCCCGACGGGACGAGATGGCGCGACTGCTAACCTGCTTGATCAACGAGATTCCCGGCGTGCGCGCTCTGCCGATCCCCGACTACCAGGAGGTCTACTCCTGCTGGATGTTCGGGATTACCCTGGAACCCGGGCAGTTCTCTTGCGACACCGCGAGCTTCGCCGCGCAGCTTGCCGAAGCCGGCATCCCCGGCGCGGGCATGGGGGCGTACTATCTGATGCCCGAGGCCTGCGTCTTCCTGGACGAGTACGCGCAAGCCCGGCGCTTCCCGTTCTCACAGCCGCCGGCAAGCCGCCGGTATAGCTACGGCGCCCACAGCACTCCGGTCGCCGCAGAGTTCCTGCAGCGGTTCATCCGCTGGAGCACTTTCTGCGAGAAATACACCGAGGAGCACTGCAGTATCGCCGCGCAGATCATCCGAGCGGTTGCAGACGCGAACCGAGCCTGA
- a CDS encoding Gfo/Idh/MocA family oxidoreductase — protein sequence MLRAAIVGGETHIGEITALAGSAIQVVGSCVRPDQREWAETTFGAPVFDAVDRLLAETAPDLVAVANENDLKASAVLSALSAGCDVIVDKPLAITADEQAQIERFLRAHPERRMLMLLTLRGNSEYAGLREVVRSSRIGAPAFVEVRMAVQLKRAQRPPWFLDVSRSGGLFLDLLIHGLDQVEWITGQQITVLTGVTGNLGAPDDENLRDHAAVFCELSGGGSALVEGQRMLPGTVGSDYRVTVAGTEGFADLRLGKGVTLSSPEGADIPLLSLPPARSVVADWLQAPDAEMCLVPQSASIRANRLALLATQSALEHRRIPVDA from the coding sequence ATGCTCAGAGCCGCAATCGTCGGCGGGGAAACACACATCGGCGAGATTACCGCTCTCGCGGGGAGCGCAATTCAGGTGGTCGGCTCCTGCGTTCGCCCCGACCAGCGCGAATGGGCGGAGACCACTTTCGGCGCTCCCGTGTTCGATGCGGTCGACCGGCTGCTTGCGGAAACCGCGCCGGATCTGGTGGCGGTCGCAAATGAGAATGACTTGAAGGCGAGTGCAGTACTGTCGGCGCTGAGCGCCGGCTGCGATGTCATTGTGGACAAGCCCCTCGCAATCACCGCGGATGAGCAGGCGCAGATCGAGAGATTCCTGCGGGCACACCCCGAACGCCGAATGCTCATGCTGCTGACTCTGCGAGGGAACAGCGAGTACGCAGGCCTGCGCGAAGTCGTTCGGTCGAGCAGGATCGGTGCCCCAGCATTCGTCGAGGTCCGCATGGCGGTGCAACTCAAGCGCGCCCAGCGCCCGCCGTGGTTTCTGGATGTCAGCCGGTCCGGCGGACTGTTCCTCGACCTGCTCATCCACGGGCTCGATCAGGTGGAGTGGATCACGGGGCAGCAGATCACCGTGCTAACCGGCGTGACGGGCAACTTGGGTGCGCCGGATGATGAGAACCTGCGGGACCATGCTGCTGTTTTCTGCGAGTTGTCCGGCGGCGGAAGCGCACTGGTGGAGGGCCAGCGCATGCTCCCGGGAACCGTGGGCTCCGACTACCGGGTCACCGTTGCAGGCACAGAAGGCTTCGCGGACTTGCGGCTTGGCAAAGGCGTCACCCTCTCATCGCCGGAAGGAGCCGACATTCCGCTGCTGAGTCTGCCCCCGGCCCGGTCCGTGGTTGCCGACTGGCTGCAGGCTCCGGACGCCGAGATGTGTCTGGTTCCCCAGTCCGCATCAATTCGGGCCAATCGTCTGGCCCTTCTCGCTACTCAGTCAGCACTCGAGCACAGGCGTATTCCCGTCGATGCATGA
- a CDS encoding helix-turn-helix transcriptional regulator: MSGSRIARPPIEVTKATSYCVPSALIGPPHAHPGSWQVVYVLCGKGQVRIGDAWYGVRARDLYMIQPGEEHASRDDAGTQPELWELRFSIGRGARIPFALSTIPAIMRDVRDPALMETLRQLIDEFSAREPGWEWLCSLLVEEFLLRVCRLAGSAGAAAAGRAQSAHEEAIIRVRRYIHFHFHEPLTVQGLAREAGMSPRRFAEIFRAVCGRPPMDYVIDVRLDRAAELLREGRLTVSQVADRTGFATVHYFSRVFRRKRGASPSAYRRAWTGPE; this comes from the coding sequence ATGTCGGGCTCCCGCATCGCCCGACCGCCGATTGAGGTAACAAAGGCCACTTCCTACTGCGTCCCGTCCGCGCTTATCGGCCCGCCGCACGCGCACCCCGGCAGCTGGCAGGTGGTTTACGTACTCTGCGGAAAGGGTCAGGTGCGCATCGGAGACGCCTGGTACGGTGTCCGGGCGCGTGATCTGTACATGATCCAGCCCGGGGAAGAGCACGCGTCCCGTGACGATGCGGGTACGCAGCCGGAACTCTGGGAGTTGCGTTTCTCGATCGGCCGCGGGGCCCGCATCCCCTTTGCACTATCCACCATCCCCGCGATTATGCGCGACGTGCGCGACCCGGCCCTCATGGAGACTTTGCGTCAGCTCATCGATGAGTTCTCGGCCCGTGAACCTGGCTGGGAATGGCTCTGTTCGTTGCTGGTGGAGGAGTTCCTGCTGCGGGTATGCAGGCTGGCGGGTTCGGCAGGGGCAGCGGCTGCGGGAAGAGCGCAGTCGGCGCATGAGGAGGCCATCATACGGGTTCGCCGCTATATCCATTTTCACTTTCACGAGCCGCTCACTGTCCAGGGACTGGCACGGGAAGCGGGAATGTCGCCCCGGCGGTTCGCCGAGATCTTCCGTGCGGTCTGTGGAAGGCCCCCAATGGATTATGTCATTGATGTGCGACTTGACCGCGCTGCCGAACTGCTGCGTGAGGGCCGGTTGACCGTCTCCCAGGTGGCCGACCGCACCGGATTTGCAACGGTGCACTACTTCAGCCGCGTCTTCAGGCGGAAACGTGGCGCCAGTCCGTCCGCCTACCGGCGTGCCTGGACCGGGCCCGAGTGA